One window from the genome of Desulfovibrio sp. encodes:
- a CDS encoding solute carrier family 23 protein: protein MTTQSNPTTATGAPAKTSDLIYPLDATPPFGITLLAALQHILAMILGVMTPPVIVATALGAPSQAIAYMVSMSLFFAGLSIIVHATRPFGLIGSGMLNVQATSFAFPATLITLGLAFMQQKGLSWQESLNTLFGVCFVGSIWLVLGSYTVKFLRKVITHTVAGITVFMIGASLIKVGAIEMAGGFASKANGTYGNLDNLFLGGVVILAVVAINRLKNPLFRMCSLVIGMGVGFLVAVVMGKVNWAILSQPRELFILPVPFKFGFFGFDLQAFILLSFIFLVLIIEAIGDITATASISEQPTSGPLFRSRLKGGILCGGVFSALAAIFGCFPQITFAQNNGVIQLSGVASRKVGIFCGGLFVLFSIFPVIVVIFELLPRPVLGGALVVLFGTIATSGIRIMSEHGVTRRESIIIAASIGVGMISMLTPEMFNKMPHFFKIFFEAPVVSGGVTAMIVHQILPGAPACTSNEEALDEECTPLQEFFIPEGEENGASQPVTNVAATNVANNKQAS, encoded by the coding sequence ATGACCACCCAGTCCAATCCCACTACTGCCACCGGCGCACCCGCCAAAACCAGCGACCTCATTTACCCGCTGGACGCCACACCGCCTTTCGGCATTACCTTGCTCGCTGCCCTGCAGCACATCCTGGCCATGATTCTCGGCGTCATGACGCCCCCGGTCATTGTGGCCACCGCTCTGGGCGCGCCCTCGCAAGCCATAGCCTATATGGTGAGCATGTCGCTCTTTTTTGCCGGTCTCAGCATCATAGTACACGCCACCCGTCCCTTCGGGCTTATCGGGTCCGGCATGCTCAACGTGCAGGCCACCAGCTTTGCCTTTCCCGCCACGCTGATCACGCTGGGGCTGGCCTTCATGCAGCAAAAAGGGCTTTCGTGGCAGGAATCCCTCAATACTCTCTTCGGCGTCTGCTTTGTGGGCTCCATCTGGCTGGTGCTCGGCAGCTATACGGTAAAATTTCTGCGCAAGGTCATCACCCACACCGTGGCAGGCATCACCGTTTTCATGATCGGCGCGTCACTTATCAAGGTGGGCGCCATAGAAATGGCGGGCGGCTTCGCCTCCAAGGCCAACGGCACCTACGGCAACCTTGACAACCTCTTCCTCGGAGGCGTGGTCATTCTTGCGGTGGTGGCCATCAACCGGCTGAAAAACCCCCTCTTCCGCATGTGCTCCCTGGTCATCGGCATGGGCGTGGGTTTTCTGGTGGCGGTTGTTATGGGCAAGGTCAACTGGGCCATTCTGAGCCAACCGAGAGAGCTTTTCATCTTGCCCGTTCCTTTCAAGTTCGGGTTCTTTGGCTTTGACCTTCAGGCATTCATCCTGCTGTCCTTCATTTTCCTGGTGCTGATTATTGAAGCCATAGGCGACATCACGGCCACGGCCTCCATCTCGGAACAACCCACCTCCGGCCCGCTGTTTCGCTCACGGCTCAAGGGCGGCATCCTCTGCGGCGGCGTATTCAGCGCGCTGGCGGCCATTTTCGGCTGCTTCCCGCAAATCACTTTTGCCCAGAACAACGGCGTCATCCAGCTTTCCGGCGTGGCCAGCCGCAAGGTAGGCATTTTCTGCGGCGGGCTGTTTGTGCTGTTCTCCATCTTTCCTGTAATTGTGGTTATTTTTGAGCTTCTGCCCCGGCCGGTACTCGGCGGCGCGCTTGTGGTCCTTTTTGGAACCATCGCCACGTCTGGCATACGCATTATGTCCGAACACGGCGTGACCCGCCGCGAAAGTATTATCATCGCCGCTTCCATAGGTGTGGGCATGATCTCCATGCTGACGCCGGAAATGTTCAACAAGATGCCCCACTTCTTCAAAATATTCTTTGAAGCTCCCGTGGTTTCCGGCGGCGTGACGGCCATGATCGTACACCAGATCCTGCCCGGCGCGCCCGCGTGCACCTCCAACGAAGAAGCGCTTGATGAAGAATGCACGCCACTGCAGGAATTCTTCATTCCCGAAGGCGAAGAAAACGGCGCAAGTCAGCCCGTAACCAACGTAGCAGCAACCAACGTAGCCAATAACAAGCAGGCCAGCTAG
- the ygeW gene encoding knotted carbamoyltransferase YgeW, protein MDRTGIREMIKCLSRLNHKNMYMNDFLETWHKSDDEIAATFAVADILRGLRTNGISPRIFDSGLGISLFRDNSTRTRFSFASACNLLGLTVQDLDEGKSQIAHGETVRETANMVSFMAETVGIRDDMFIGKGNSYMREVSAALREGHAEGVLEQRPTIVDLQCDIDHPTQCMADMLHVINHFGGVEKLKGKKVAMTWAYSPSYGKPLSVPQGVIGLMTRFGMDVTLAHPKGYEVMPEVEAIAAENAKASGCAYKRTNSMEEAFENADIVYPKSWAPFAAMEKRSALYEQGDQEGIKKLEKQLLAQNSEHKSWECTEKLMATTNKGKALYLHCLPADITGVSCKEGEVEASVFDRYRAPLYQEASYKPYVIAAMILLARKADPADTLMRLLEEGKPRIK, encoded by the coding sequence ATGGACCGCACCGGCATCCGCGAAATGATCAAATGCCTTTCCAGGCTCAACCACAAAAACATGTACATGAATGATTTTCTGGAAACCTGGCACAAGAGCGACGATGAAATCGCCGCCACCTTCGCTGTGGCCGATATTCTCAGAGGCCTGCGCACCAACGGCATTTCGCCGCGCATCTTTGATTCCGGCCTTGGCATTTCGCTGTTCCGCGACAATTCCACCCGTACCCGTTTTTCCTTTGCCTCGGCCTGCAACCTCCTCGGCCTCACCGTGCAGGATCTGGACGAAGGCAAGTCGCAGATAGCCCATGGCGAAACCGTGCGCGAGACTGCCAATATGGTGTCCTTCATGGCCGAAACCGTGGGCATCCGTGACGACATGTTCATCGGCAAGGGCAATTCCTACATGCGCGAAGTGTCCGCCGCCCTGCGCGAAGGCCATGCCGAAGGCGTGCTTGAGCAGCGCCCCACCATCGTGGACCTGCAGTGCGACATCGACCATCCCACCCAGTGCATGGCCGACATGCTGCACGTCATCAACCACTTTGGCGGCGTAGAAAAGCTCAAGGGCAAAAAAGTGGCCATGACCTGGGCCTACTCCCCCTCCTACGGCAAGCCCCTTTCTGTTCCTCAGGGCGTCATCGGCCTCATGACCCGCTTCGGCATGGACGTGACCCTGGCTCACCCCAAGGGCTACGAAGTCATGCCCGAGGTGGAGGCCATTGCCGCCGAAAACGCCAAGGCTTCTGGCTGCGCGTACAAGCGCACCAACTCCATGGAAGAAGCCTTTGAAAACGCCGACATCGTTTACCCCAAGAGCTGGGCTCCCTTTGCTGCTATGGAAAAGCGCTCTGCCCTTTACGAACAGGGCGATCAGGAAGGCATCAAAAAGCTTGAAAAGCAGCTTCTGGCCCAGAACAGCGAGCACAAGAGCTGGGAATGCACCGAAAAGCTCATGGCCACCACCAACAAGGGCAAGGCGCTCTATCTGCACTGCCTGCCCGCCGACATCACCGGCGTTTCTTGCAAGGAAGGCGAAGTGGAAGCCAGCGTGTTCGACCGCTACCGCGCCCCCCTGTATCAGGAAGCCAGCTACAAGCCCTATGTCATTGCCGCAATGATTCTTCTGGCGCGCAAGGCTGATCCGGCCGACACGCTCATGCGCCTGTTGGAAGAAGGCAAGCCCAGAATCAAATAA
- a CDS encoding NAD(P)-binding protein, whose translation MTTDHMHGMDADRLLSWILEDLRQGSALGIVRDLFFTPKKNDPFRMKRYGIELETPLGAAAGPHTQMAQNIIAAWLCGARYMELKTVQVLDKIAVTKPCIDMRDEGYNCEWSQELSLDGSYEEYLKAWVLIHVLHAHFGFAGSPGMIFNMSAGYSMEGILSPTVQRFLDRMQNCGDDVRAMQQKLAKIWPGAADIDIPASMSDSLTISCMHGCPPDEVERIALYFLQGRRLNTTLKMNPTLLGPERVRGILNESLGYTVNVPDIAFEHDISYDTALRILHSCRHAADELGLAFGVKLTNTLEALNSGQSLPEKEPMVYMSGRALYPVSIAVARRLQDDFEGRLDISFCAGVDALNVAETLACGLAPLTVCSDLLKPGGYGRLAQYLENLRATMHTAGAKSIAAFARKTAGLDDHTAAVLQNLAKTAPRASAPDSRYARSAMRHTDVKTSRPLPAFDCAAAPCMSRCPAGQHIPAYLERAAAGDFDGALAVITDTNPFPSVLGAMCNQACREKCMRIQYDDGLQIREVKGCAALAGQRDHRPAPPNGRRVAIVGAGPAGLSCAFFLALAGCAVDVYESAPRAGGRTLGPILDKGAKVAALVIQDVDAILAQGVHLHCGCRVEADKLAQLAATADAVYLSPGVEEISVSDESGIFRATSTGNGGPPSSLVASVGEGRRASAAILARLGVLFASSRPHRRAGMNIADLRRRQAFRLQGMTRAEAGSAEAVSREAARCLQCDKFCGICVSVCPNRANVLLYTQSRTWPIQRAQKCNGQTRVSTLGTGGIEQSAQIMNIGDFCNECGNCVAFCPSSGAPYRDKPRLHLSRASFDADDNGFWRKSAALYMGKHCGKAWSLRDDTETLVYEDETMRAVLDACSLEAREVTLKQNVDEVSLLPAVQAAVCCSLVSGNPALSSAMDA comes from the coding sequence ATGACAACCGACCACATGCACGGCATGGACGCCGACCGGCTTCTGAGCTGGATACTTGAAGATCTTAGGCAGGGGTCCGCCCTGGGCATCGTCAGGGACCTGTTTTTCACCCCGAAGAAAAACGATCCCTTCCGCATGAAGCGCTACGGAATCGAGCTTGAAACGCCTCTGGGAGCCGCTGCCGGGCCACATACCCAGATGGCCCAGAACATCATCGCGGCATGGCTGTGCGGCGCACGCTACATGGAGCTGAAAACCGTGCAGGTGCTGGACAAAATCGCCGTGACCAAGCCCTGCATCGACATGCGGGACGAGGGGTACAACTGCGAATGGTCCCAGGAACTGAGCCTGGACGGCAGCTATGAGGAATACCTCAAGGCCTGGGTACTTATTCATGTTCTGCACGCCCATTTCGGCTTTGCGGGCAGCCCGGGCATGATTTTCAACATGAGCGCCGGGTACAGCATGGAGGGCATCCTGAGCCCCACGGTGCAGCGCTTTCTGGATCGCATGCAAAACTGCGGCGACGATGTGCGCGCCATGCAGCAAAAGCTGGCAAAAATCTGGCCCGGAGCGGCCGACATAGACATTCCCGCCTCCATGAGCGACAGCCTGACCATTTCCTGCATGCACGGCTGTCCGCCCGATGAGGTGGAAAGGATAGCCCTGTATTTTCTGCAGGGCCGCCGCCTCAACACCACGCTCAAGATGAATCCCACCCTGCTGGGGCCGGAGCGTGTGCGCGGCATCCTCAACGAGAGCCTCGGATACACGGTGAATGTGCCCGACATCGCCTTTGAACACGACATTTCTTACGACACGGCCCTGCGTATTCTTCACAGCTGCCGCCATGCCGCAGATGAACTGGGGCTGGCCTTTGGCGTCAAGCTCACCAACACGCTTGAGGCGCTCAACAGCGGCCAGAGCCTGCCGGAAAAAGAGCCTATGGTCTACATGAGCGGGCGGGCTCTCTACCCTGTTTCCATCGCCGTGGCCCGCCGCCTTCAGGACGATTTTGAGGGCAGGCTGGACATTTCGTTCTGCGCCGGAGTGGACGCCCTGAACGTGGCGGAAACCCTGGCCTGCGGGCTTGCGCCCCTGACCGTCTGCTCGGATCTGCTCAAGCCCGGCGGTTATGGTCGCCTGGCCCAGTATCTGGAGAACCTCCGCGCGACCATGCACACGGCCGGGGCAAAAAGCATAGCCGCTTTCGCGCGCAAGACGGCCGGGCTGGACGACCATACAGCCGCCGTGCTGCAAAACCTTGCCAAAACCGCCCCCCGCGCCTCTGCGCCGGATTCCCGCTATGCCAGAAGCGCCATGCGCCATACTGACGTCAAGACGTCCCGCCCCCTGCCCGCATTCGACTGCGCCGCCGCTCCCTGTATGAGCCGCTGCCCGGCAGGCCAGCATATTCCGGCCTATCTCGAACGGGCGGCAGCCGGCGACTTTGACGGCGCGCTGGCGGTCATCACTGATACCAACCCCTTCCCCTCCGTACTCGGGGCCATGTGCAACCAGGCCTGCCGTGAAAAATGCATGCGCATACAGTATGACGATGGCCTTCAGATCAGGGAAGTGAAAGGCTGCGCGGCCCTTGCGGGGCAGCGCGACCACCGCCCCGCCCCGCCCAATGGACGCCGCGTTGCCATTGTTGGCGCAGGCCCGGCCGGGCTTTCCTGCGCCTTTTTCCTGGCTTTGGCCGGATGTGCGGTCGACGTGTACGAGAGCGCTCCCCGCGCTGGCGGACGCACCCTCGGCCCCATCCTGGACAAGGGGGCCAAGGTGGCCGCTCTGGTCATCCAGGACGTGGACGCCATACTGGCCCAGGGCGTTCACCTGCACTGCGGCTGCCGCGTGGAAGCCGACAAACTCGCCCAACTGGCTGCCACGGCCGATGCCGTGTACCTGTCGCCGGGCGTGGAAGAAATTTCCGTTTCCGATGAATCCGGCATTTTCCGGGCTACCTCCACCGGAAATGGCGGCCCGCCGTCTTCTCTAGTTGCCAGCGTGGGAGAAGGACGCCGGGCTTCTGCCGCCATTCTGGCCCGCCTGGGCGTACTGTTTGCCAGCAGCCGTCCACACAGGCGGGCCGGAATGAATATTGCCGACCTGCGCCGCCGTCAGGCCTTCCGTCTTCAGGGTATGACCAGAGCTGAAGCCGGCTCTGCCGAAGCTGTCAGCCGCGAGGCAGCGCGCTGCCTGCAATGCGACAAGTTCTGCGGCATTTGCGTGTCTGTCTGCCCCAACAGAGCCAATGTGCTGCTGTACACGCAAAGTCGCACCTGGCCCATACAGCGGGCGCAAAAATGCAACGGACAAACCCGCGTGTCCACACTGGGCACGGGCGGCATAGAACAATCGGCGCAGATCATGAACATTGGCGATTTCTGCAACGAATGCGGCAACTGCGTGGCCTTCTGCCCCTCTTCGGGCGCGCCCTACAGGGACAAACCCCGCCTGCACCTCAGCAGGGCTTCCTTTGACGCAGACGACAACGGCTTTTGGCGTAAATCCGCCGCCCTGTATATGGGCAAGCACTGCGGCAAAGCCTGGAGCCTGCGTGATGATACTGAAACCCTGGTCTATGAGGACGAAACCATGCGTGCCGTGCTTGACGCATGCAGCCTTGAAGCCAGGGAAGTGACGCTCAAGCAGAATGTTGATGAAGTTTCGCTGCTGCCTGCCGTGCAGGCGGCGGTATGTTGTTCTCTAGTTTCGGGCAACCCCGCCCTGTCTTCCGCAATGGACGCCTAG
- a CDS encoding amidohydrolase family protein has translation MLYLRNAVMIDAETLALTSGHFAVDEGPAGTVKAVAEIPEAVNLHAGTRVLDCRGRFVTRALACGHHHIYSCLSRGMPPAPRQPKSFTDILEQIWWRLDKCLDKDMTEASALATAVYLAKNGVAFCIDHHAAPHAVEGSLTTIARALDRVGIGHLLCHETSDRDGVDIARQSLEEHERYFASGGKGHVGLHASFTVSDDTLNAAVALARKYDTGIHIHVAEAASDQEYCLATYGKTVVRRLQDAGALDLPKTILGHCVHISEEDRAILAQSPCWIVQNTESNQNNNVGLAAYGYSERVMLGTDGMHSDMIRSAQSSYFAGISVEGITPAATYERLRNVHRHTALHGPCGDAQNNLVILDYDSPTPLHEHNVLGHIFYGLTAGHVDTVISQGRVIVENRQLTRCNEEEILAFARQQAKRLWDRLG, from the coding sequence ATGTTGTACTTGCGCAATGCGGTCATGATTGACGCGGAAACCCTTGCCCTGACCAGCGGACATTTTGCCGTTGATGAGGGCCCTGCTGGCACGGTGAAGGCCGTGGCCGAAATTCCCGAAGCCGTGAACCTCCACGCCGGAACCCGCGTTCTTGACTGCAGGGGCCGCTTTGTCACCAGGGCTCTGGCCTGCGGGCACCACCACATATATTCCTGTCTGTCACGCGGCATGCCCCCCGCACCACGGCAGCCCAAAAGCTTCACCGACATTCTTGAGCAGATATGGTGGAGGCTCGACAAGTGCCTGGACAAGGACATGACCGAAGCCTCGGCACTGGCCACGGCTGTGTATCTGGCCAAGAACGGCGTGGCTTTCTGCATTGACCATCATGCCGCGCCCCATGCCGTTGAGGGCAGCCTGACAACCATTGCCAGGGCCCTTGACCGCGTGGGCATAGGGCACCTGCTCTGCCACGAAACTTCCGACCGCGACGGGGTGGACATAGCCCGCCAGAGCCTTGAAGAGCATGAACGCTATTTCGCCTCCGGCGGCAAGGGGCACGTGGGACTGCACGCGTCCTTCACGGTTAGCGACGACACGCTGAATGCCGCCGTGGCCCTGGCACGCAAGTATGATACGGGCATACACATCCATGTGGCCGAAGCCGCCTCCGATCAGGAATACTGCCTGGCAACCTACGGCAAGACGGTGGTACGCCGCCTCCAGGATGCCGGAGCCCTGGATCTGCCCAAGACCATTCTGGGCCACTGCGTTCATATCAGCGAAGAGGACAGGGCCATCCTTGCGCAGTCCCCCTGCTGGATCGTGCAAAACACCGAATCCAACCAGAACAACAACGTAGGCCTTGCCGCCTACGGCTACAGCGAGCGCGTCATGCTCGGCACCGACGGCATGCATTCCGACATGATCCGTTCGGCGCAGTCTTCGTATTTCGCGGGCATCAGCGTCGAAGGCATTACCCCCGCAGCGACCTACGAGCGGCTGCGCAACGTACACCGGCACACTGCCTTGCACGGCCCCTGCGGCGATGCGCAAAATAACCTTGTCATCCTTGATTACGACAGCCCTACGCCCCTGCATGAACATAACGTGCTGGGGCATATTTTTTATGGGCTCACCGCGGGACATGTGGACACGGTCATCAGCCAGGGTCGGGTGATTGTGGAGAACCGGCAGCTCACCCGCTGCAATGAAGAGGAAATTCTGGCTTTCGCCAGGCAGCAGGCGAAAAGGCTCTGGGACAGGCTCGGCTAG
- the hydA gene encoding dihydropyrimidinase yields the protein MKETARKTLIRNGTVVAPQDVQQSDLLLDNGRIAAVGRGLAADDAAVIDASGKILLPGGIDVHTHVTLNPDTAAGDVYYTGTRAALMGGTTSIVEHLGFTPAGRSPTQQLALYAELAAGQAAADYGFHGLVQSSDADCVKNLETFAAQGVTTVKTYMTYAQHLDDAGLSAMLGHCRDLGLLTAVHAEDHQCVQNGIAACKAEKHGEPIWHARSRPPECEARAVARLLRLAAAAGDAPVYIVHLSTAAALAEIRKARQGGQKNIFVETCTQYLILAEDRYEDPVMGLRYIMSPPLRRHEDVEALWQGLAEGDIQTVATDHCAFSLADKNRGLGDFTRCPGGAPGIEERFALIFSEGVAKGRISLERFAELTASNPAKLMGLYPRKGALAPGSDADIVILDPHARRTVHAHDLHGSWDYSLYENMGVLCGIDAVFLRGCRVFDNGRFTGARGQGSFLRRDRFMEAR from the coding sequence ATGAAAGAAACGGCGCGCAAAACCCTTATCCGCAACGGAACAGTGGTTGCCCCGCAGGACGTACAGCAAAGCGACCTGCTGCTGGACAACGGCCGCATCGCCGCTGTGGGGCGCGGCCTGGCCGCAGATGACGCCGCCGTTATTGACGCTTCGGGCAAGATACTTCTGCCGGGCGGCATAGACGTACATACCCATGTGACCCTCAACCCGGATACCGCGGCCGGGGATGTCTATTACACGGGCACGCGCGCCGCCCTCATGGGTGGAACCACAAGCATTGTCGAGCACCTGGGTTTCACCCCCGCCGGGCGCTCCCCCACGCAGCAGCTGGCCCTGTATGCGGAACTGGCCGCCGGACAGGCGGCAGCGGACTACGGCTTTCACGGTCTGGTACAGAGCAGCGACGCCGACTGCGTCAAAAACCTCGAAACATTTGCGGCCCAGGGCGTCACAACGGTCAAGACCTATATGACCTACGCCCAGCACCTTGACGACGCGGGCCTTTCGGCCATGCTCGGGCACTGCCGCGACCTTGGACTGTTGACCGCCGTACACGCCGAAGACCACCAATGCGTGCAGAACGGCATCGCCGCCTGCAAGGCCGAAAAACACGGCGAACCCATCTGGCACGCCAGAAGCCGCCCACCGGAATGCGAAGCCCGCGCAGTGGCGCGGCTGTTGCGCCTGGCCGCCGCAGCCGGTGACGCTCCCGTCTATATCGTGCACCTTTCCACTGCCGCCGCTCTGGCAGAAATCCGCAAGGCCCGCCAAGGCGGCCAGAAAAATATTTTCGTCGAAACCTGCACCCAGTACCTCATTCTTGCTGAAGACCGGTACGAAGACCCTGTCATGGGCCTGCGCTACATCATGTCCCCTCCCCTGCGGCGCCACGAAGATGTGGAGGCCCTCTGGCAAGGCCTGGCCGAAGGCGACATACAGACCGTGGCCACGGATCACTGCGCCTTTTCCCTTGCGGACAAAAACAGGGGTCTTGGCGACTTCACCCGCTGCCCTGGCGGCGCTCCGGGCATTGAGGAGCGCTTTGCGCTGATTTTCAGCGAGGGCGTGGCCAAGGGGCGCATAAGCCTCGAGCGCTTTGCGGAACTTACGGCCTCAAATCCGGCCAAACTCATGGGTCTTTACCCGCGCAAGGGCGCGCTGGCTCCCGGTTCTGACGCCGATATCGTCATTCTTGACCCACACGCCCGGCGGACCGTGCACGCCCACGACCTGCACGGTTCCTGGGATTATTCACTTTACGAAAACATGGGCGTTCTGTGCGGCATTGACGCAGTTTTTCTGCGTGGTTGCCGCGTTTTTGATAACGGTCGGTTCACCGGCGCACGGGGGCAGGGAAGTTTTCTGCGCAGAGACCGATTCATGGAGGCGCGTTAG
- the xdh gene encoding selenium-dependent xanthine dehydrogenase gives MPSFKINGCDVASDAPNRKLLSFLREDLGLMGTKDGCSEGACGACTVLVDGKATRACVPSLAKLEGKSVVTIEGLTAREKDVYSYSFAKAGAVQCGYCIPGMVMSAKALLDVNPDPAPADVKKAIRGNICRCTGYVKIEDAIMRAARLFREDAPVPQENFTGKLGEDFPRLDAQEKTLGTGLYADDLGPDYPGLEGMLYATGVRSKYPRARVLGINASKALEHPDVVRVITADDIPGKKIIGHIIKDQPVLVGVGEITHFVGDAVALVVTRTREALKEALDLMEVEWEELPPVTSAAQALDPDAPRVHPNGNLLREEIVNRGDAAAAIAASRHVVRQRFILPPTDHAFMEPECAVGVPEGEDGILVYTGAQGIYDEQHELADMLNLPYEKTHIHSMLVGGGFGGKEDMSVQHHAALAAWIVKKPVKVKFSRQESLDFHPKRHAMEINVTLGCDENGIIQGADFDILSDTGSFASLGGPVLQRACTHAGGPYNFQNFKVRGRAMYTNNPPAGAFRGFGVTQSAFCMECVLTLLAEKAGISPWEIRYRNAVRPGQALPNGQIADPSTAVVECLEAVKESFDKAKHPGISACFKNSGVGVGLPDTGRCIASVEKGKIHLRSSAACIGQGMATVMLQMACESTGFPPDVFFVEPPDTVRTPNSGTTTASRQTVFTGEATVRATAQLKQALEEIIEEEQISWDEALQHLEGREFLGEFLGVTDPMGTDKPNPVSHVAYGYAALVVDIDDDGKILFIHGAYDAGRVANPAAAQGQLEGGIVMGMGYALTEDFKVENGYPKNKYGTLGLFRATDIPEIRTQFVDNKNWGPYGKGGKGVGELASIPATPAIHGAYYHLDGVFRTSLPLKNTFYKKAPKPKEPRAD, from the coding sequence ATGCCATCATTCAAGATTAACGGATGTGACGTCGCCTCGGATGCTCCCAATCGCAAGCTTCTGTCCTTTCTGCGGGAAGACCTCGGGCTTATGGGCACCAAGGATGGTTGCAGCGAAGGCGCCTGCGGCGCCTGCACCGTGCTGGTGGACGGCAAGGCCACGCGCGCTTGCGTGCCGTCTCTGGCAAAGCTTGAAGGCAAAAGCGTGGTCACCATTGAAGGACTCACTGCGCGCGAAAAAGACGTGTACTCCTACAGCTTTGCCAAGGCGGGCGCAGTGCAGTGCGGTTACTGCATCCCCGGCATGGTCATGAGCGCCAAGGCCCTGCTGGACGTTAACCCCGATCCGGCCCCGGCGGACGTCAAAAAGGCCATCAGAGGCAATATCTGCCGCTGCACAGGCTACGTGAAGATTGAAGACGCCATTATGCGGGCCGCCAGGCTGTTCAGGGAAGACGCCCCTGTTCCCCAGGAAAACTTCACCGGCAAGCTTGGCGAGGATTTTCCGCGTCTGGACGCGCAGGAAAAAACCCTGGGCACGGGCCTGTATGCGGACGACCTCGGGCCTGATTATCCTGGTCTCGAGGGCATGCTTTACGCAACCGGGGTCCGCAGCAAATACCCACGCGCAAGGGTGCTTGGCATCAACGCTTCAAAGGCGCTGGAGCATCCCGACGTGGTGCGCGTCATCACTGCCGACGACATCCCCGGAAAAAAAATCATCGGCCATATTATCAAGGACCAGCCCGTACTCGTGGGCGTGGGCGAAATCACGCACTTTGTCGGCGATGCCGTGGCCCTTGTGGTGACCAGAACGCGTGAAGCCTTGAAGGAAGCTCTTGATCTGATGGAGGTGGAGTGGGAGGAACTGCCCCCCGTCACCTCGGCGGCTCAGGCCCTCGATCCGGACGCCCCCAGGGTGCACCCCAATGGCAATCTGCTGCGCGAGGAAATCGTGAACCGCGGCGATGCCGCGGCAGCCATCGCCGCGTCAAGGCATGTGGTCAGGCAGCGCTTTATCCTGCCCCCCACGGACCACGCCTTCATGGAGCCGGAATGCGCCGTTGGCGTGCCCGAAGGCGAGGACGGCATCCTGGTCTATACCGGCGCGCAGGGCATCTATGACGAACAGCACGAACTGGCCGACATGCTCAACCTGCCGTACGAAAAGACGCACATACACTCCATGCTGGTGGGCGGCGGTTTCGGCGGCAAGGAAGACATGAGCGTGCAGCACCATGCGGCCCTGGCCGCGTGGATTGTAAAAAAGCCAGTGAAGGTCAAGTTCTCCCGGCAGGAAAGCCTGGATTTCCACCCCAAGCGGCACGCTATGGAGATCAACGTAACCCTTGGCTGTGACGAAAACGGCATCATCCAGGGCGCGGATTTCGACATCCTGTCCGATACCGGTTCCTTCGCCTCGCTGGGGGGGCCTGTTTTGCAGCGCGCCTGCACCCATGCGGGCGGGCCTTACAACTTTCAAAATTTCAAGGTGCGCGGCCGCGCCATGTACACCAACAATCCCCCGGCGGGAGCGTTTCGCGGCTTCGGCGTTACCCAGTCCGCCTTCTGTATGGAATGCGTCCTGACGCTCCTGGCCGAAAAGGCGGGCATTTCCCCCTGGGAAATCCGCTACCGCAATGCCGTGAGGCCGGGGCAGGCCCTGCCCAACGGGCAGATAGCCGACCCCAGTACCGCGGTGGTGGAATGCCTTGAGGCCGTCAAGGAATCCTTTGACAAGGCGAAGCACCCCGGCATTTCCGCCTGCTTCAAGAATTCCGGCGTAGGCGTGGGCCTTCCCGATACCGGACGCTGCATCGCCTCCGTTGAGAAAGGCAAGATACATCTGCGCAGCAGCGCTGCCTGCATCGGTCAGGGCATGGCCACGGTCATGCTGCAAATGGCTTGCGAAAGCACAGGATTTCCCCCGGATGTCTTCTTTGTCGAGCCGCCGGACACTGTCCGCACTCCCAATTCCGGCACCACCACGGCCTCGCGTCAGACCGTGTTCACCGGCGAGGCCACGGTACGCGCCACCGCACAACTGAAACAGGCGCTGGAAGAAATCATCGAAGAAGAACAGATCTCGTGGGACGAAGCTCTGCAACACCTTGAAGGCAGAGAATTTTTGGGTGAATTCCTGGGCGTCACGGACCCCATGGGTACCGACAAACCCAATCCCGTCAGCCATGTGGCCTACGGCTATGCGGCCTTGGTAGTCGACATCGACGACGACGGAAAAATCCTCTTCATCCACGGGGCCTACGACGCAGGGCGTGTGGCCAATCCGGCGGCCGCTCAGGGCCAGCTGGAAGGCGGCATCGTCATGGGCATGGGCTACGCCCTGACCGAGGATTTCAAGGTGGAAAACGGCTACCCCAAGAACAAATACGGCACACTCGGCCTTTTCAGAGCTACAGATATTCCCGAGATACGCACGCAATTTGTCGACAACAAGAATTGGGGGCCTTATGGCAAGGGCGGCAAGGGCGTGGGCGAACTGGCCTCAATCCCTGCCACGCCAGCCATCCACGGGGCCTATTATCACCTGGACGGGGTGTTCCGCACATCGCTGCCGCTGAAAAACACCTTTTATAAAAAGGCTCCCAAACCCAAGGAGCCTAGAGCAGATTAA